A genomic window from Brassica oleracea var. oleracea cultivar TO1000 chromosome C8, BOL, whole genome shotgun sequence includes:
- the LOC106312059 gene encoding allene oxide cyclase 4, chloroplastic encodes MSMIMASSAAAASISLVRNLSRHHQTPLLDYSSSFHNNLRISSNGPALSTRSRSTTSSSIFRTMCSSSSENSRPTKIQELNVYEFNEGDRHSPAVLKLGKNPQQLCIGDLVPFTNKLYTGDLKKRVGITAGLCVLIQHVPEKKGERFEASYSFYFGDYGHISVQGPYLTYEDTLLAITGGTGVFEGAYGQVKLHQLVYPTKLFYTFYLKGVVADLPVELTGKHVEPSKDVKPAAEAQATQLGATILNFTE; translated from the exons ATGTCTATGATCATGGCTTCCTCTGCTGCTGCTGCATCGATCTCTCTTGTAAGGAATCTCTCTCGCCATCATCAAACCCCTCTTTTGGATTACTCTAGTTCCTTCCATAATAACCTAAGGATCTCATCCAACGGTCCAGCTTTGTCCACACGATCAAGATCCACCACCTCCTCCTCCATCTTCAGAACCATGTGCAGCAGCAGCAGCGAGAACTCTAGACCCA CTAAGATCCAAGAACTCAACGTGTACGAGTTCAACGAAGGCGACCGACACAGCCCCGCGGTTCTAAAACTCGGCAAGAACCCACAACAGCTTTGCATCGGCGACCTCGTCCCTTTCACTAACAAACTCTACACCGGAGACCTCAAGAAACGCGTCGGGATCACCGCAGGTCTCTGCGTTTTGATCCAGCACGTTCCTGAGAAGAAAGGCGAACGCTTCGAAGCTTCTTACAGCTTCTACTTCGGAGACTACGGTCACATTTCCGTTCAGGGACCTTACCTGACTTACGAGGACACGCTTCTCGCCATCACCGGTGGCACCGGCGTCTTCGAAGGAGCTTACGGACAGGTCAAGCTTCATCAGCTTGTGTATCCGACCAAGCTGTTCTACACTTTTTACTTGAAAGGTGTTGTCGCTGATTTGCCTGTGGAGCTCACCGGAAAACATGTTGAGCCGTCGAAGGATGTGAAGCCGGCGGCGGAAGCTCAGGCTACTCAGCTCGGGGCCACTATCCTAAACTTTACCGAATAA